Proteins found in one Actinomycetota bacterium genomic segment:
- a CDS encoding glycosyltransferase family 2 protein — MNEETKKDKKLSIVIPCYNEYRTIENIVNKVLLVDLNGIEKEIIVVDDGSKNKTIEVLKEKIEPMVSKVIYKSKNEGKGAALRTGFENITGDYVIVQDADLEYDPEEYNILLKPMLDGFADVVYGSRFIGGRPHRILFYWHSRGNRFLTNFSNMFTNLNLTDMETCYKLFKAEIIKKVKITENRFGFEPEITAKVARLGCRIYEVGISYYGRTYQEGKKINWKDGFRAIFVILKYGLFKMK, encoded by the coding sequence ATGAATGAGGAAACAAAAAAAGATAAAAAATTATCAATAGTAATACCTTGTTATAACGAATACAGAACAATAGAAAATATTGTCAATAAGGTATTATTAGTGGATTTAAACGGCATTGAAAAAGAAATTATTGTAGTGGATGATGGTTCGAAAAATAAGACCATTGAAGTTCTCAAAGAAAAGATTGAGCCGATGGTGTCAAAAGTAATTTATAAATCAAAAAATGAAGGAAAAGGGGCCGCATTAAGAACCGGATTTGAAAACATTACCGGTGATTATGTTATTGTACAGGATGCAGACCTTGAATATGATCCTGAAGAATATAATATTTTGTTAAAACCCATGTTGGATGGATTTGCAGATGTGGTTTATGGCTCAAGATTTATAGGAGGCAGACCACACAGGATTTTATTTTACTGGCATTCAAGAGGAAATAGATTTCTTACAAATTTTTCAAATATGTTTACCAATCTGAATCTTACAGATATGGAAACCTGCTATAAATTGTTTAAGGCAGAAATTATAAAAAAAGTAAAAATTACTGAAAACCGATTTGGTTTTGAGCCGGAAATAACTGCAAAAGTTGCCAGGCTAGGATGCCGTATATATGAAGTCGGTATATCATATTATGGCAGAACCTACCAGGAAGGTAAAAAGATAAACTGGAAAGATGGATTCAGAGCAATTTTTGTAATTTTAAAATATGGATTATTTAAAATGAAATAA